One stretch of Deltaproteobacteria bacterium DNA includes these proteins:
- a CDS encoding DUF488 domain-containing protein, with the protein MSETRLYTIGFTKKSAEEFFAVLKKAGIRRLIDVRLNNVSQLAGFAKRDDLAYFLRAICDIEYLARPDWAPTQDLLDRYRKKSIGWDAYVPEFGEIIKGRRIERTIDRAMLDRACLLCSEPTAEQCHRRLIAEYLRDRLGDLILCHL; encoded by the coding sequence ATGAGTGAAACCCGGCTCTATACCATCGGCTTTACTAAAAAGAGTGCCGAGGAGTTTTTTGCCGTCCTCAAAAAGGCAGGAATCAGGCGGCTCATAGACGTCAGACTCAACAACGTCTCCCAGTTGGCCGGTTTTGCCAAGAGGGATGATCTGGCCTATTTCCTGAGGGCCATCTGCGATATTGAGTATCTGGCCCGTCCCGATTGGGCGCCCACCCAGGACTTGCTGGACCGGTACCGGAAGAAATCCATTGGATGGGATGCATACGTGCCTGAATTCGGGGAAATCATTAAAGGGCGCAGAATCGAAAGGACCATCGACCGGGCCATGCTCGACCGGGCCTGCCTGCTCTGCTCCGAGCCCACGGCAGAACAATGCCATCGACGCCTGATAGCCGAATATTTGCGGGACCGGCTGGGGGACCTCATCTTATGCCACCTCTGA